A window of Candidatus Methylomirabilota bacterium genomic DNA:
CCGGCTCAGCGATATCGGATCCGCGGATCGATCCAGCCATAGAGGAGATCCACGAGCAGGTTGCTCAGGATGAACCCGACGGCGATGAGCAGGACCACCCCCTGCACCAGCGGGTAGTCCCGCGCGAAGACGGCGTCGACGACCAGGCGGCCCACCCCGGGCAGGGCGAAGACATACTCCGTGATCACCGCCCCGCCGATCAGCGTGCCGAGCTGAAGACCCAGCACGGTGACGACAGGGATCAAGGCATTCTTCAGGACGTGGCCGCGGATGACGCTCCACTCCGAGAGCCCCTTGGCTCGAGCCGTGCGGACGTAATCTTCCGAGAGGGCCTCCAGCATACTGGAGCGCAGAGTGCGCGTGATCACGGCCCCCAGGGCCAGCCCCAGCGTGACGGCGGGCAGCACCAGCGAGCGGAGGCCGAGCCACGGCTCCTCCAGCGGATCGGTGTAGCCGGAGATGGGCAGCCAGCGGAGCTTGACGCCGAAGAAGAAGATGAGGAGGAGGGCGAGCAGGAAGTTGGGCATGCAGATGCCGAAGAGCGCGAACGAGGTGCCGAAGCGATCGACGGAGGTATTGCGGCGGGCCGCGGAGAGGATGCCGATGGGCGTGGCGATGATCAGCGAGATGGCCATGGCCAGCCCGGCGAGCTGGAGGCTCGGGCGGATGCGCCGGCTGACATTCTCGATCACCGGCTCGCGATTGCGGATCGAGCGGCCGAGATCCCCTTGCAGGAGACGGCCCATCCAGGCCGCGTACTGGATGTAGAGCGGCCGGTCCATCCCGAGCTCTCTGCGCAGGTTCTCCTTGACGGTGGCGTCGATGGACTCCGCCATCATGACGTCGATGGGGTCGCCGGGCGTGAGATGGATCAGCGTGAACACGCCGGCGGTGACGAGCAGCAGCACGGGCACCGTCGCGAGGAGACGGCGCAGGATGAGGCGGCCCACGGGGTGGCGGAGTGGGCGCGCCTACTTCAGCCAGACCGTCCGGAAGCGCATCATGCCGTCGGGCACCGGCTCGTAGCCCTGCACCTTGAGGCTGAAGGCCTTGGGCTCGATGGGGTGGACGATGTACACCATGGGCAGCTCGTCCTGCAGGATTCGCGTCAGCTCGCTGTAGAGCTTCTTCCGCTCCTCCCGGCTCGAGGCCTCGCGCGTCTTGTCGAGGAGCGCGTCGATGTGCGGATTGGAGATGCCGGACCAGTTGAGCGACATGCCCGGCGTGGTCCGGAAGAACTGATAGATGTTGCCGTCGGGATCGGGCCGGCCCGACCATTGATAGCTGATCATGTCGAAGTTCTTGCTGTTGCCGTCCGAGAGCTGGGTGGCGGCATCGACGAGCTTGACCTTGACCTGCATGCCCGCCTCCGCGAGCTGAGCCTGGATCACCTCCACCTCCTGGATATTGATCGGGATATTGGCGGTGGTGATGGTGAACGGGAACCCCGTGGGCTTGCCGCCTTCGGCCAGCTTGGCCTTGGCCTTGGCCAGGTCGCGCTTGATGGGCGGGATGGTCTTGTCATAGGCCCAGCTCGTGGGCGGCACGGGGCCGTTGGCGGGGATGCCGACATTGAGCCACACGCCCTTGACGATCTGCTCGGTGTCAATGGCATAGGCCACGGCCTGGCGAAGCGCCTTGTTGTTGAAGGGCGGGCGCGTCTGGTTGAGCTGATAGGCGAAGGCGGCCAGCGAGGGGACATCCAGCACGGCCACGTTCTTGTCGGCCTTGACGGCGGCCACGTCGCGCGGCTGGACATAGTCGATGACGTCGATCTCGCCCGACTGCAGGCTCTGCAGCTTCACGGTGTCGTCCGGAATGGGACGATAGCGGATGCGATCCAGATACGGCCCGCCCTGCTTGTTCCAGTAGCTCTCGTTGCGCTTGATGATGAGGTGGTCGTCCTTGATCCACTCCACGAACTCGAAGGGCCCCGTGCCTGCGCCCTTGGCATTGCGCTCGAGCTCCGAGCCGCGCTCCTGGATGACCTTGGGCGAGATCATCATGCCCGCGCGATCGGTGAGGGTAGCCAGCAAGGCCGCGTCGGGGCGACGCAGGTTGATCTTGATCGTGTAGGCATCCATCACGTCGACGGTGTCGATGCTGGCCGTCTCCCCCTTGCGCACGGACTTGGGCTCGGTCTTCATCCGGTTGAAGTTGAACTTGGCGACCTCAGCATTGAAATCCGTGCCGTCGTGGAACTTCACCCCGCGGCGCAGCTTGAGGATCAGCGTCTTGGCATCGGGCTGCTGCCAGGACTCGGCCAGCCCCGGCTTGAGGCCGAGATTGGTATCGAGGGTGATCAGGGGCTCGTAGATATTGTGATAGATCTGCCGGTCGACCTTGCTCCCCGAGAGATGCGGGTCCATCGTGGACGCCTCGAGGTAGAAGCCGACGCGGAGAGTGCCGCCCTTCTTGGGGGCGGTCTGGGCCAAGGCCGGCACCGCCGACACCCCGGAGGCGAGCCCGGCCGAGGCCAGCGCGGATATGCGCAGGAAGTTGCGCCGGGATACTTCGCGAGGGTTTTCATCACGTGTGGTGCCCGGCATGCCGTGTCCTCCCCTGATTTTCATCTTGGGTCTCGAGGCCTACTGTGGCCGGGACGGCGGCGGCGGAGCCCCGTCGCGTGGTCGTCGAAGTATGAAAGAGGCGGCTGTACGCTGTCAAGCACCGAACAAGAAATCGCGCGGCGTGAGCTTGCCGCCACCCTCCCCAGGCTTTTCCGAACGCGCGGCGGCCGCGTGAAAGAGATCGCTGGCGATCTCGAAGCCCAGGCGCCGGTAGCTCTCCCACTGCGCCTCGTCGAAATACTGATCGGAGGTCGGCTCCTGGGGAAAGCTCGAATGCGCCCCGTGGTAGTGCGTGATGTCCGCGGGCTCGTCGCCCGTCAGGGTAGGCTTGACGTAGACGAGATGCGACACGCGCTCGGGCTCGTCCTCGTACACGATCCTCGCGAGGGCGGCGTGGGCCAGCGAGTGCCGCTCGAGATCGACCACGTCCAGCTCGAGGCCGCCCCCCGCCTCGCTCCGCGCGAGGGCCCCGGACCACTTCCCGCGCCGGAGCTGCGGGAGGGTACCGAAGAATTTCCGGAAGGCTGGATCCACGGTTGCGTCCAGCTCCGGCCCCGTGAGAAAGGTGATCTCGGCCCCGAAGTCCAGTCTCGCCTTGCGGACGAGATTGGCCAGGCCCTCGAACTTGTACTCGGGATCCGCCTCCGCATCGATCACGAGAATGCGGGGCAGGCGCCGGCGAATCAGCTCATAGCCGCCGAGGTTCTCGAAGTGCCCGCCGTCGGAGAGATACCAGCGTCTGGCCGCCGAGCCGGGGAAGCGCGCGAGGAGCTCGTCGAGGAGGCAGGTCTGCACGAGGAACACCCAGCGGGTCAGGGAGGCGGCGAGGCGCTGGCGAAGGCTCGGCGCCCACTGGGGACGGCGGCTGGGCTCGACATGAGAATCCCACCAGTAGCCCAGCCGCACATTGCTGAGCCCGCACAGCATGCTCAGCCCGAGGTTGGTGCGGGCTCCGATCCCCGTGGAGAACGCGGCGCCGGAGATGCCCACCCAGTAGCCGAGGGAGAGCTCCTCTCCGCCCGACCAGCGCCAGAACATCTGGAAGGGTGGCGAGCTCCCCGCCGAGTTGGAGGCCGCGGGAAAGATCCGTGCATTCTTTCGATCCTCTCGGCGATGGCTGGCGAAGACGGCATGGTGCTGGATGCCCGCGCTGAACGACCGTGGTCCGATGGCGAGCCCTATGCCTTTGCGATCCCGCTGCTCGATCTGCGATTTGCCGTCGACCGTCTCGTTGATGGTGACGTTGATCAGGTGGAGCGGTGGCACCTTGTCGGCGCCCCAGCCCCCGTGGCCCGGATAGTAGTTGGCCAGATCGGTATTGTCGCCGGGCAGGACGCGCGTGATCTTCTGGTTGGTGGGATCGACGCGAAGCGGGTTCGAGGCGCCCAGGTAGGCCCGCGTGAGCCGGGCGCTGTACAGCGAGAGCTGCGACGAGCCATTGAGAAAGGGCCAGCACCATCCGAAGAGAAGAGAGAAGAG
This region includes:
- the nikB gene encoding nickel ABC transporter permease, with the translated sequence MGRLILRRLLATVPVLLLVTAGVFTLIHLTPGDPIDVMMAESIDATVKENLRRELGMDRPLYIQYAAWMGRLLQGDLGRSIRNREPVIENVSRRIRPSLQLAGLAMAISLIIATPIGILSAARRNTSVDRFGTSFALFGICMPNFLLALLLIFFFGVKLRWLPISGYTDPLEEPWLGLRSLVLPAVTLGLALGAVITRTLRSSMLEALSEDYVRTARAKGLSEWSVIRGHVLKNALIPVVTVLGLQLGTLIGGAVITEYVFALPGVGRLVVDAVFARDYPLVQGVVLLIAVGFILSNLLVDLLYGWIDPRIRYR
- a CDS encoding ABC transporter substrate-binding protein produces the protein MPGTTRDENPREVSRRNFLRISALASAGLASGVSAVPALAQTAPKKGGTLRVGFYLEASTMDPHLSGSKVDRQIYHNIYEPLITLDTNLGLKPGLAESWQQPDAKTLILKLRRGVKFHDGTDFNAEVAKFNFNRMKTEPKSVRKGETASIDTVDVMDAYTIKINLRRPDAALLATLTDRAGMMISPKVIQERGSELERNAKGAGTGPFEFVEWIKDDHLIIKRNESYWNKQGGPYLDRIRYRPIPDDTVKLQSLQSGEIDVIDYVQPRDVAAVKADKNVAVLDVPSLAAFAYQLNQTRPPFNNKALRQAVAYAIDTEQIVKGVWLNVGIPANGPVPPTSWAYDKTIPPIKRDLAKAKAKLAEGGKPTGFPFTITTANIPINIQEVEVIQAQLAEAGMQVKVKLVDAATQLSDGNSKNFDMISYQWSGRPDPDGNIYQFFRTTPGMSLNWSGISNPHIDALLDKTREASSREERKKLYSELTRILQDELPMVYIVHPIEPKAFSLKVQGYEPVPDGMMRFRTVWLK